Part of the Acipenser ruthenus chromosome 37, fAciRut3.2 maternal haplotype, whole genome shotgun sequence genome is shown below.
acagagacacacagacacagcttcaCAGCTTCATAGCTCATTGGCGCCGCGTCCAGTCGCACTTTCTACATGTTTTAGTTTTCGGTCggcctgtttttttgtttctcagaGAGTGAATGGCTGTCGTTTGAAACGGAATTTGAAAACGCAGCAGTAATACcattgtatactgtataaatacattgaaatatatattgtttaatcATACTAAAGAACAAATGTCGATGAAGAGGGAGAGAGACCCTGAACTGGGGGAGGACGACGAAGATGAGGGTAAGAAGTGACCCGAGCCAAACACACGCCATAAATAAACGAACGTGTTATGTATATGATTATTGTGTTGTTACATATATAGCCGAAATTTGTTTTCGGAGAAGTGGTCGAACAGTCCTAGAAAAGATTACATCTTGAGTAACAAAAAACATATAAGTAAAAATGTAAGAACTACTAAAATATACTTTAAACAACATAGGTTATTTCACGGAAACATACTTGGTATTagaattaaaaagtaaacaaaataaataataattactgtagTATGCAGTTTTTTCTGTTGCCAAACATGTAAGTTGGGTCGTTTCTTTTTCCCGATGTATTCAGTTCCAGCGAAGGCAGTGAGATGCAAGGAGATTAGTGAAGACTGTCGAAGCCGACACTGCCCGTACCTGGACACCATTAACAGGTAGGCTGCTCCTGCGCCAGCATGGCCGGTTTGTATGGGTATCACTGGTTAGCTTTACTGCTTACTACATTCTTCCGTAGTTTGGCCTGTACATTCTCATCAAAACACAGATTGACAGTCCAGATTGTTTATATTGTTGAAGGTGTAAACCCCCCCTCCTCTCTTGTGTGCCAGGTAGGTCTCCCCTATGACCTGTAGCAGCAAGACATTATTAATCAGATATCCAAGCTAGCTCAAgaagcaaaataagaaaaaaaaagattgggtTGCTTTTTTCCAAAATGGAGTAGACAGAGAAtgcaagctttaaaaaaaatgtacatattagAGGCAGTAGCATTTTgtacaaaaacattacaaaaatgggGCACTTTTAAGATTTGTTGTGGACTATGTTCACCATATCATTCCATATTGACATTTGCAGGGatgaaataagactccttttaCATAGCGGTTTGaccctttccaggttttaaaatagcTTGATTAGTGAcattgtataggtaacaagctcaggcgtgtcttattaaactcagtgaAAGGAGTGGATCCAACTGCTCTGAagtggaagtcttatttccatccctgcatttgtGACTGGACTGATTTACATGTGAGAAATAAAGTGGGGTTGTCTGTTTTTTCCATCACAGGAGTGTCCTGGATTTCGATTTTGAGAAGCTGTGCTCCATTTCACTCTCCCACATCAACGTCTACGCCTGTCTCATCTGTGGGAAATATTTCCAAGGTGTGTTCTCTCTCTCCGCTTTGgtgaaattaaaaacagcatGTTAACATCTTACATAACGGAGTTCCTGGGGAGGATGCTTGGCGAGGGTTTCAAGTTTGTAGACCAGGTTttttacataaatgttaacacCACATGCTTTGCAGCAATACTGGGTCCCAAGTTTCccgatttttatatatatatatatatatatatatatatatatatatatatatatataatgtgtatatatatatatatatgtataatttaatGGGACAGCTATTAAAATAGGTTGATATTGATCAAAGCAATGTTAAGGGTATAGATTGTCTTCATTGCCTAATATTTTCCAGGATCTTGCTCATTTGATGCAATGGACCACATGGTTTCTTAGTACCCACATGgtgggtagtccaagattagtgctagtcacggtctgtgaaaccagccattaatgTTGATGAAATGTGCTAGTCACAGTGCACTGTTGTAATggagcaatattattattattattattattatttattagcagacgcccttatccagggcgacttacaattgttacaagatatcacattatttttacatacaattacccatttatacatttgggtttttactggagcaatctaggtaaagtaccttgctcaagggtacagcagcagtgtcccctaccagggactgaacccacaaccctctggtcaagagtccagagccctaaccactactctacactgctgccctatatggaACTGTATTAGCTTGTAGCCCGATAAGCAGCAGCTACAATCAACAATGCATGTGTTTCCTTCTTTACTGTGCAGGTCGTGGTTTGAAGTCTCATGCCTACACACACAGTGTTCAGTTCAGCCATCATGTTTTCCTTAACCTGCACACCCTTAAGTTTTACTGCCTGCCGGACAATTATGAGATCATCGACTCCTCCTTGGAGGACATCACAGTGAGTAATAGAGGGACAAGAACCAAAAAAAACTGTAACCaagccatttttttattttggaccGCTAAATGGAGAAAAGCAAACTTTATCTTAGATCTTCGACTGAGACCtatttaggttttgttttttctttttcggAACTCAGAAATCACAACagaaactgtacatattaacttattatagattatgttttatttaaaaaaataaaacaatatactcTGTATATTAACAACTGacagaaatatgtatatttttgtcagtttttattcaaaataagatgtactggaatgaaATCATCTGTTTTGGCTTCATGATTTATAATGTAGCGTAATGTACTCTAGGCACAGATGAAGGTAACATTGCTGAAGGACAATCCAAAattaattggtaaaaaaaaaaccttatttttTCAGTATGTACTGAAGCCTACCTTTACAAAGAAGCACATCGCTAACCTGGACAAACAAGGCAAACTGTACCGTGCTTACGATGGTACCACCTACCTGCCGGGCATTGTGGGATTGAACAACATCAAGGCGAATGACTATGCCAACGTGGTGCTGCAGGTAATTGCATGGAAGCGAGCTCTTTGATTATTTTAGTCTTGATTAACCCAGTAATGCTGTTAATGCTATGCACATGGTTAACACTTTGTCTTCgtgacctatttttttttttttttttgtcatactgACTTCTAATGTGGTCCTTGATGGGAAATAAGTTACTTTCACACCTTGTTTAGGCTTTTATCAGGCTAACGTTACGTTTTTTGCTGTCTGTTTTCACTACCATCACAGTCGGTTCAGCACCCTCTTTATTTGAATGTTCTCTATGTGATTGCTATGCAGGCACTGTCGAACGTGCCCCCGCTGCGTAACTATTTCCTGGAGGAGGAGAACTACCGGACCATCAAGCGGCCGCCTGGAGACATCATGTTCCTGCTGGTGCAGCGCTTTGGGGAGCTCATGAGGAAGCTGTGGAACCCGCGCAACTTCAAGGCTCACGTCTCGCCCCACGAGATGCTGCAGGCTGTCGTGCTGTGCAGCAAGAAGAACTTCCAGATCACCAAACAGGGTATTTGCACCTGTGAAATATTCATGATCGGATGAAGTTATTGAGTATTAGGAATATGTGTCACAATTCTGATGCTAAGGAAAAAGTATTCTGTAAATGTCCCATCTGTGGAATTCCCCTCATCTATCTGTTCATCTCGGGATCATATGCAGTACCAGCCCTCTTACATAATCTGAGCCCCAGTCTATTTGGCAGCAACTGTCTAAAACCTGTTAGGAACAAGAACACACCTTTAGAAAGTAAATATTTTGCAGTTCTAGGTTTTGATGGTAAAACTAGAGCTTGGAATCATTACAATATTTACACCCAACATTGTATatatcagttttttttaacatttttttttattgtagattATCTATTTtcctatttattatttgtttaggtGATGCTGTGGACTTTCTCTCCTGGTTTGTGAATGCCTTGCACGGGGCCCTCGGGGGAACAAAGAAAAAGCCCTGTAAGTACAGTCCTTCCACTGGGGGCACAGATAGCCAACTGGGCATAAAGAGTCTCTGCTCGAGTCACCTGTTCACTGTAGCTGAGGGAGTTTGATTGGGTGGCTGTGTGACTTCCCTATATAAAGATACAGGATTTAAGCTTGTTTGTCTCTCTGCAGCAATAATTACAAAGGTGTTCCAGGGGTCCATGCGCATTTTCTCCAAGAAGCTCCCTCACCCTGATCTGGTGAGTCTGGCAGGGTTAAAATTCCCTGCTTTCtgattactgtatttaatccctGTTCTGTGTTGTCAATAAGTATTGCAAAAACAGTCTGTCTTGGAAACTTTGCATTACAATTTGAGgtaaagaaacaaaatgaaaacacccCTAATCACAAACTTAAAATCCTTTTTGGGTATGCTTTTGCCTCAACACCGTAAAAAGGGTAAAGTCTGTGATATTTGTTGTCATCTGTTTGTACCTCGCCTTTGTCTAAAGAGAAAACACTGACAATGCCTATAAATATCCCATTGGGGTTCAGTGATTTTTAGCCACACTACTCGTTCCTCACTATGTGTCTGTCTGCCACTAGCCTGCAGAGGAGAAAGAGGCGCTGCTGCTGAATGAGGAGTACCAGGAGAAGATGTCCGAGTCGACCTTCCTGTACCTGACCCTCGACCTGCCCACTGCACCACTCTACAAGGATGAGAAGGAGCAGCTCATCATCCCACAGGTCCCCCTCTTCAACATCCTCGGCAAGTTCAACGGCAGCACTGAGAAGGTGGGCACGGCTTTCAACTGGGACTCCCACACTAATACACGCGTGGGCTTATCACATTccacattcatttttatttatttatttttaaatgtagtagtcaacaattattttactat
Proteins encoded:
- the LOC117966076 gene encoding U4/U6.U5 tri-snRNP-associated protein 2 encodes the protein MSMKRERDPELGEDDEDEVPAKAVRCKEISEDCRSRHCPYLDTINRSVLDFDFEKLCSISLSHINVYACLICGKYFQGRGLKSHAYTHSVQFSHHVFLNLHTLKFYCLPDNYEIIDSSLEDITYVLKPTFTKKHIANLDKQGKLYRAYDGTTYLPGIVGLNNIKANDYANVVLQALSNVPPLRNYFLEEENYRTIKRPPGDIMFLLVQRFGELMRKLWNPRNFKAHVSPHEMLQAVVLCSKKNFQITKQGDAVDFLSWFVNALHGALGGTKKKPSIITKVFQGSMRIFSKKLPHPDLPAEEKEALLLNEEYQEKMSESTFLYLTLDLPTAPLYKDEKEQLIIPQVPLFNILGKFNGSTEKEYKTYKENFLKRFQLTQLPPYLIFCIKRFTKNNFFVEKNPTIVNFPITNVDLREYLTEEAQVTEKNTTYDLVANVVHDGKPSEGAYRIHVLHHGTGKWYELQDLQVTDILPQMITLSEAYIQIWKRREEDDDEINQHGA